Proteins from one Candidatus Omnitrophota bacterium genomic window:
- the hisH gene encoding imidazole glycerol phosphate synthase subunit HisH produces the protein MIAIVDYGMGNLRSVQKALEKVGADARITHESLEIKRADKVVLPGVGAMAPAMDKLRQLGLIETIREVITAGKPFLGICLGMQLLFEKSTEGGDVEGLRILKGTVERFTQGKVPHMGWNQIKIQPAGTAMYQGVNDGADVYFCHSYYVVPEDPKITASVTEYGIPYASSVAARNIWGVQFHPEKSQSVGLRILKNFAEIKT, from the coding sequence ATGATCGCCATCGTTGATTACGGTATGGGGAATTTGAGGAGTGTGCAGAAAGCCCTGGAAAAGGTCGGGGCTGATGCGCGCATTACCCATGAGAGCCTTGAGATCAAGCGGGCTGATAAGGTTGTTTTGCCCGGCGTCGGTGCTATGGCCCCGGCCATGGACAAATTGCGTCAGTTGGGCTTGATTGAAACTATCCGTGAAGTTATCACCGCGGGCAAGCCATTTTTGGGCATTTGCTTAGGCATGCAATTGCTTTTTGAAAAAAGCACCGAAGGCGGGGACGTTGAGGGCCTGCGTATCCTCAAAGGCACGGTTGAGCGCTTCACCCAGGGCAAGGTTCCGCACATGGGCTGGAACCAGATCAAAATACAGCCGGCCGGTACCGCCATGTATCAAGGCGTTAACGACGGGGCAGACGTTTATTTTTGCCACTCGTATTATGTTGTTCCTGAAGACCCAAAGATCACAGCGTCTGTCACCGAATACGGTATTCCTTACGCGTCATCGGTGGCGGCCAGAAATATCTGGGGCGTGCAATTCCACCCGGAAAAAAGCCAGAGCGTGGGCCTGCGTATCCTAAAGAACTTTGCGGAGATCAAGACATGA
- the yajC gene encoding preprotein translocase subunit YajC, translating to MPQQASFSSMMVPYVVIIGIFYFLVFRPEQQRRKKTKQMLENLKKNDEVVTTSGIHGTVIIVKDKTVVVRVDEHSRIEFDREAIATVKADAVKPEIVK from the coding sequence ATGCCTCAACAGGCGTCTTTTTCAAGCATGATGGTGCCGTATGTGGTTATCATCGGGATATTTTATTTTCTGGTGTTCAGGCCTGAACAGCAACGGCGTAAGAAAACCAAGCAAATGCTCGAGAATTTAAAGAAGAACGACGAGGTGGTCACGACCTCCGGCATTCACGGCACGGTCATCATTGTCAAGGACAAGACCGTGGTGGTCCGGGTGGATGAGCATTCCCGCATTGAGTTTGACCGGGAGGCCATTGCCACGGTCAAAGCCGATGCGGTTAAACCGGAAATAGTGAAGTGA
- the secD gene encoding protein translocase subunit SecD yields MSADLRKRIFIVLAVVVVSLACLFPINKRINLGLDLKGGMHLVLKVDNDNLADDNAKNDAVLRSIEILRNRLDGIGVGETLIQRQGENQILVQLPGVTDRNKALEMVGRVAHLEFRLVNGDAQQFKDAIAGNVPEGYELMAQKEGGSILVTKEAAMGGEAIKDAHVDFDSDTGMQPKISLAFNAEGARAFGDLTSAHVNERLAIVLDNEVLSAPNIREPILSGTAEITGEFKFEEASMLALALRAGALPVPMHVEEERTVDPLLGKDSIEAGVKATILGGILIVIFMSVYYFIGGLIASLALAINLLMILGGMGLINILMPDSQVTLTLPGIAGIILTLGMAVDANVLINERIREELANGRPLSAAISAGYARAWSAILDSHVTSLIAGFMLFQFGSGPIKGFAVTLSIGLIASLFTSIYITRTMFNGLIGTGVVKALPMMHIFTKPNFNFLNKKNICFVLSAVLLVAGMGHLFQKKDAAYGIDFAGGQIQEFKFSKPVSADDLRAMFKEEKLEHAVIQTFSNAPQNVIIRTPEDTHEQVTAILKSRMTDNAFKVLRIEKVGPVVGQALRAKAIYAIVLALLGMLIYVGFRFKHFDFAAAAVIAIFHDVLITLGLVVLAGRQVDLLVVTALMTVAGYSINDSIIIYDRVRENVPKSRNKTLSEIINESINQTLGRTILTTFVTLLSVFALYFVGGEVLNTFALVLAIGFVFGTYSTVYIVSPLFLMWHGHKKW; encoded by the coding sequence ATGAGTGCGGATTTGCGCAAACGGATATTCATTGTTTTAGCGGTTGTCGTTGTTTCTCTGGCCTGCCTTTTCCCCATTAACAAACGCATCAATCTGGGGCTGGACCTTAAAGGCGGGATGCACCTTGTTTTGAAGGTGGATAATGATAATCTTGCCGATGATAACGCCAAGAATGATGCCGTGCTGCGTTCCATAGAGATCTTGCGTAACCGCCTGGATGGGATCGGTGTCGGGGAAACCCTGATCCAGCGTCAGGGGGAAAACCAGATCCTGGTGCAATTGCCGGGAGTGACCGACCGTAACAAGGCCCTGGAAATGGTCGGCCGCGTAGCGCACTTGGAATTCCGCCTGGTCAATGGCGATGCCCAACAATTCAAGGACGCCATTGCCGGCAATGTGCCCGAGGGCTATGAGTTGATGGCGCAGAAAGAAGGCGGGAGCATTCTGGTGACCAAGGAAGCGGCCATGGGCGGGGAAGCGATCAAGGATGCCCATGTTGATTTTGACAGCGATACCGGCATGCAGCCGAAGATCTCTCTTGCGTTCAACGCCGAGGGCGCCAGGGCCTTTGGCGATCTGACCAGTGCCCATGTCAATGAGCGCCTGGCCATTGTTCTGGACAATGAAGTGTTGTCCGCTCCCAATATCCGCGAACCCATTTTAAGTGGCACCGCGGAGATCACCGGCGAATTCAAATTTGAAGAAGCGTCCATGCTGGCTTTGGCGCTGCGCGCCGGGGCCCTGCCTGTTCCCATGCATGTGGAAGAAGAACGCACGGTTGATCCCTTATTAGGGAAGGACTCCATTGAAGCCGGCGTTAAGGCCACGATCCTGGGCGGTATTTTGATCGTCATCTTCATGTCCGTTTATTATTTCATCGGCGGCCTCATCGCTTCCCTGGCTTTAGCGATCAATTTGCTGATGATCTTGGGCGGCATGGGTTTGATCAATATCCTGATGCCTGATTCGCAGGTGACATTGACCTTGCCGGGCATCGCCGGTATCATTTTGACTTTAGGCATGGCGGTGGACGCCAACGTTCTGATCAATGAACGTATCCGCGAAGAGCTGGCCAACGGGCGGCCTTTGAGTGCTGCGATCAGCGCCGGCTACGCGCGGGCATGGTCCGCCATCCTGGACTCGCACGTGACCTCTTTGATCGCCGGTTTCATGCTCTTCCAATTCGGTTCCGGCCCCATCAAGGGTTTTGCCGTGACCCTTTCCATCGGTTTGATCGCCAGCTTGTTCACTTCCATTTATATCACCCGCACCATGTTCAACGGGCTCATCGGGACGGGCGTTGTCAAAGCGCTTCCGATGATGCATATTTTTACCAAACCGAATTTCAATTTTTTGAACAAGAAAAACATCTGTTTTGTTTTGTCCGCTGTTTTATTGGTCGCGGGGATGGGGCATTTATTCCAGAAAAAAGACGCGGCCTACGGCATTGATTTTGCCGGCGGGCAGATCCAGGAGTTCAAGTTCAGCAAGCCGGTGTCCGCGGATGATCTGCGGGCGATGTTCAAGGAAGAAAAATTGGAACATGCCGTTATCCAGACATTTTCCAACGCTCCGCAGAACGTGATCATCCGCACGCCGGAAGACACGCATGAGCAGGTGACGGCTATCTTAAAGAGCAGAATGACGGACAACGCGTTCAAGGTTTTGCGTATTGAGAAGGTCGGGCCTGTCGTGGGCCAGGCCTTGCGCGCCAAGGCCATCTATGCCATTGTGCTCGCACTTCTGGGCATGCTCATCTATGTGGGCTTTCGGTTCAAGCATTTCGATTTCGCGGCAGCGGCTGTGATCGCCATTTTTCACGATGTGCTGATCACGCTGGGACTGGTGGTCCTGGCCGGCCGCCAGGTGGACCTGCTGGTCGTGACCGCCTTAATGACCGTGGCCGGTTATTCCATCAACGATTCCATCATCATTTATGACCGCGTCAGGGAGAACGTGCCCAAATCCCGCAATAAAACACTTTCCGAGATCATCAACGAGAGCATCAACCAGACCCTGGGACGGACCATCCTGACCACGTTCGTGACCCTTTTGTCTGTTTTTGCCCTGTATTTTGTCGGCGGGGAAGTGCTCAACACCTTCGCTCTGGTGCTGGCCATCGGGTTTGTTTTCGGGACCTATTCGACGGTGTATATTGTTTCGCCGCTGTTTTTGATGTGGCATGGTCATAAGAAATGGTAG
- the hisA gene encoding 1-(5-phosphoribosyl)-5-[(5-phosphoribosylamino)methylideneamino]imidazole-4-carboxamide isomerase produces the protein MIVIPAIDLKDGQVVRLYKGKFDDVTAYDLSPVETAQNWQAKGAKLLHVVDLDGAQTGIIKNIAIIKAIVENVQIPVQVGGGVRDEEVVKSFLESGVSRVILGTRVVENQMFLDKMLAQWGERIIVSIDCANGFVARRGWTTSADVRGIDLAQELQGRGLKTIVYTDIARDGTLQGLNFDGVQEMLKTVNMNVIASGGVSSIMDIQRCVSLTKQFSNLFGVITGKAIYEGKLDFKEAVDLLK, from the coding sequence ATGATCGTCATCCCGGCCATTGACCTCAAGGACGGGCAGGTCGTTCGTTTGTACAAAGGTAAATTTGATGATGTCACCGCGTATGATTTAAGTCCTGTGGAAACCGCGCAGAATTGGCAGGCCAAAGGAGCGAAACTCCTGCATGTGGTGGACTTGGACGGAGCACAGACTGGAATTATTAAGAACATCGCCATCATTAAGGCTATTGTCGAGAATGTGCAGATCCCTGTTCAAGTTGGGGGAGGCGTCCGTGATGAGGAAGTGGTTAAAAGTTTTCTGGAATCCGGAGTCAGTCGCGTGATCTTGGGAACAAGAGTGGTCGAAAACCAGATGTTTCTAGATAAAATGTTAGCGCAATGGGGCGAACGGATTATTGTCAGCATTGACTGTGCTAATGGTTTTGTGGCTCGGCGTGGATGGACGACCAGTGCCGATGTGCGTGGTATTGACTTGGCTCAAGAATTACAAGGTAGGGGTCTTAAGACCATTGTGTATACGGACATTGCTCGTGATGGGACCTTGCAGGGTTTAAATTTTGACGGTGTTCAGGAAATGTTAAAAACAGTGAACATGAATGTTATTGCCTCCGGTGGCGTATCATCAATTATGGATATTCAGCGCTGTGTATCTTTGACCAAACAGTTCAGTAATTTGTTTGGTGTTATTACCGGTAAGGCAATTTATGAAGGTAAATTAGATTTTAAAGAAGCTGTTGATCTGTTGAAATAG
- a CDS encoding imidazoleglycerol-phosphate dehydratase, giving the protein MKKRTAELERKSKETQIKVALNIDGTGKTKIKTPIGFLDHMLELFAFHGYFDLDLNVSGDTHIDIHHTNEDIGIALGKAFKKALGEEKAGIRRFGFAFAPMEATVGRCVIDISGRGYFKLDCKGVMLTKKGTDGYEFSHFEHFMESFAHQLGATLSLTLENPSNDLHTNLETMFKSLGLALDMATTVDPRRVGKVPSTKGIID; this is encoded by the coding sequence ATGAAAAAACGCACAGCAGAACTGGAACGCAAAAGCAAAGAAACGCAGATCAAGGTGGCTTTGAACATTGATGGGACGGGAAAGACAAAGATCAAGACGCCCATCGGGTTTTTGGACCACATGCTGGAACTGTTCGCGTTCCATGGCTATTTTGACCTGGACCTCAACGTGTCCGGTGATACGCACATTGACATCCACCACACCAACGAGGACATCGGTATTGCCTTAGGCAAGGCCTTTAAGAAGGCGCTCGGCGAGGAAAAGGCCGGCATCAGGCGCTTCGGCTTTGCTTTTGCGCCGATGGAAGCGACGGTGGGCCGCTGTGTCATTGACATTTCCGGTCGCGGGTATTTCAAGCTCGATTGTAAAGGTGTGATGCTTACCAAAAAAGGTACGGATGGGTATGAGTTTTCTCATTTTGAGCACTTTATGGAAAGTTTTGCCCATCAGTTGGGGGCAACGTTAAGTCTTACGTTGGAGAACCCCAGCAACGACTTACACACGAATTTGGAAACCATGTTTAAGTCGCTTGGGCTTGCTTTGGATATGGCCACAACCGTTGATCCTCGTCGTGTCGGCAAGGTTCCTTCCACTAAAGGGATCATTGATTAA
- the rpsP gene encoding 30S ribosomal protein S16 — MEVRIRLQKAGKVANKAYNYRIVAMAGQEGRDGRSLEILGHYDPAKKPAVFSLNKAKVQAWVAKGAQMSDTVRSLMKKTK, encoded by the coding sequence ATGGAAGTTCGTATCAGGTTGCAAAAAGCAGGGAAGGTCGCCAATAAGGCCTACAATTACCGCATCGTGGCCATGGCCGGCCAAGAAGGCCGTGACGGCCGCAGTTTGGAAATTCTCGGTCATTACGATCCGGCCAAGAAACCCGCGGTGTTCTCGTTGAACAAAGCGAAGGTCCAGGCATGGGTGGCCAAAGGCGCGCAAATGAGCGATACCGTGCGCAGTTTAATGAAAAAAACGAAGTAG
- the hisD gene encoding histidinol dehydrogenase codes for MKLVKQTGQGIERIYNRHLLFRKKYVEEKVRGIIDDVRLNGDEALIKYTRRFDRVKLAVRQLRVAESEISMAFQDITPDFVQTLKTIINNVSVYYRKQLKKPSRVNGQDGVLLKEEINPLESVGIYIPAGTAPLVSSVYMTAVPAIIAGVRRIVIVTPPNKQGQVNPYILAVANLLKVNEIYKLGGAQAIAALALGTRTIPKVDKIVGPGNMYVTEAKRQLFGYVGIDMLAGPTELVVIANRFSDPDFVVADLEAQMEHAGGVSILVTTSKQLIKEVRKRVSKGYCIYCKNMDEAVAIVNRIAPEHLQVLTNDPVSIARKIKNAGAIFLGPYSPTALGDYVAGPSHVLPTMGTARFFSGLCLSDFMKTSHVLSYSKKALEKVREPLEKVAHLEGLTKHADSVNVRFK; via the coding sequence ATGAAACTTGTTAAACAGACCGGACAGGGCATTGAAAGGATCTACAACCGTCACCTGTTGTTCCGCAAGAAATACGTGGAAGAAAAGGTGCGCGGGATCATTGACGACGTGCGTCTCAATGGCGATGAAGCGCTGATCAAATACACCCGCCGTTTTGACAGGGTCAAACTGGCCGTGCGCCAGTTGAGGGTGGCGGAAAGCGAGATCAGCATGGCCTTCCAGGACATTACGCCGGATTTCGTGCAGACGCTCAAGACCATCATCAATAATGTTTCGGTCTATTACAGAAAGCAGTTGAAAAAACCAAGCCGGGTCAACGGCCAGGACGGCGTGCTTCTCAAAGAGGAGATCAATCCCCTGGAGTCCGTCGGGATCTACATCCCCGCGGGCACAGCGCCCCTGGTGTCGTCCGTTTATATGACCGCGGTCCCGGCCATCATCGCCGGGGTCAGACGGATCGTCATCGTCACACCGCCCAATAAACAGGGCCAGGTGAACCCGTATATCCTGGCCGTGGCCAATCTTTTGAAGGTCAATGAGATCTACAAGCTCGGCGGGGCCCAGGCCATCGCGGCGCTGGCTTTAGGGACCAGGACCATCCCCAAGGTGGACAAGATCGTCGGTCCCGGCAACATGTACGTGACCGAGGCCAAACGCCAGTTGTTCGGCTATGTGGGCATTGACATGCTGGCCGGCCCAACGGAACTGGTCGTCATTGCCAACCGTTTCAGCGATCCGGATTTCGTCGTGGCAGACCTGGAAGCGCAGATGGAACATGCCGGCGGCGTGTCCATTCTGGTCACCACGTCCAAACAATTGATCAAAGAGGTGAGGAAACGGGTCAGTAAGGGATACTGCATTTATTGCAAGAACATGGACGAGGCCGTGGCCATCGTCAATCGCATCGCGCCTGAACATTTGCAGGTCCTGACCAATGATCCGGTGTCCATTGCCCGAAAGATCAAGAACGCGGGCGCGATCTTTTTGGGGCCGTACAGCCCAACGGCATTGGGCGATTACGTGGCCGGACCAAGCCATGTTTTGCCGACCATGGGCACGGCGCGATTTTTTTCGGGCTTGTGCCTGTCGGATTTCATGAAGACCAGCCATGTCCTGTCTTATTCCAAGAAAGCTCTGGAAAAGGTGCGCGAACCGCTGGAAAAGGTGGCGCATCTGGAGGGATTAACCAAACACGCGGATTCCGTTAACGTGAGGTTCAAATGA
- the trpE gene encoding anthranilate synthase component I translates to MNHLSKQEFLKLSAKGNLIPVYKEVLGDCQTPVSAYVQLAGKSRYSFLLESVEGEEKFARFSFIARDPEMVISTKGRQARIIHLGKGRTVRQTRTIDGSPLDLLREFMKDYKAVSVPSLPRFYGGMVGFLSYDGVRFFERLPQTAKDDLDLPDMVFVLAKNLVIFDHRHHTIKAVSCVHLSSKDSPAQKAHKYDAAMTIIEAVIRDLNKPFAVKKNRISKVKLPVRSNCTPGRFKAMVEKAKEHIMTGDVIQVVLSQRFEIPTRVSPFDIYRSLRALNPSPYMFYLNFDGLHLVGASPELLVRCEQGLVETRPIAGTRPRGKDDAEDEALKKDLLADPKEKAEHVMLVDLGRNDLGRVCEKGSVRLSEFMGVEKYSHVMHIVSNVQGRLRKDKDALDVLQAAFPAGTVSGAPKIRAMEIIEDLEKVKRGPYAGAVGYFSFSKNLDTCITIRTIVVRNSKAYVQAGAGIVADSDPAKEYTETVNKAKAQIKAIEMAHQ, encoded by the coding sequence ATGAATCATTTATCCAAACAGGAATTCTTGAAATTATCGGCCAAGGGCAATTTGATCCCCGTGTATAAAGAAGTGCTGGGGGATTGCCAGACCCCGGTGTCGGCGTATGTGCAGTTGGCGGGGAAGTCCAGGTATTCTTTCTTACTGGAGTCCGTTGAGGGTGAAGAAAAATTCGCCCGTTTCTCTTTTATTGCCCGCGACCCTGAAATGGTCATCAGCACCAAAGGCCGTCAGGCCCGGATCATCCATTTGGGGAAAGGCAGAACAGTCCGTCAGACGCGGACGATCGACGGGTCTCCTCTGGACCTTTTAAGGGAGTTCATGAAAGATTATAAGGCCGTGAGCGTTCCGTCTTTACCGCGTTTTTACGGCGGCATGGTCGGTTTCTTAAGTTACGATGGCGTGCGTTTTTTTGAGCGCCTGCCCCAAACAGCCAAGGATGATCTGGATCTGCCGGACATGGTTTTCGTGCTGGCTAAAAATTTGGTCATTTTTGACCATCGCCACCATACGATCAAGGCGGTTTCCTGTGTCCATCTTTCTTCAAAGGACAGCCCGGCGCAAAAGGCGCACAAATATGACGCGGCAATGACGATCATTGAGGCCGTTATCCGCGATTTGAACAAACCCTTCGCCGTGAAAAAAAACAGGATCTCCAAAGTGAAATTGCCGGTCAGATCCAATTGCACGCCCGGCCGTTTCAAGGCCATGGTGGAAAAGGCCAAGGAACATATCATGACCGGGGATGTCATCCAGGTTGTCCTGTCCCAGCGTTTTGAAATTCCCACCCGTGTCAGTCCTTTTGACATCTACCGTTCTTTGAGGGCCTTGAACCCGTCGCCGTATATGTTCTATTTGAATTTTGACGGCCTGCATCTGGTGGGCGCGTCGCCCGAACTGCTGGTGCGTTGTGAACAGGGCCTGGTCGAGACCCGTCCCATTGCCGGCACCAGGCCGCGCGGCAAAGACGACGCCGAAGATGAGGCCTTGAAAAAAGATCTTCTGGCTGATCCCAAGGAAAAAGCCGAACATGTCATGCTGGTGGATCTGGGCCGCAATGACCTTGGCCGCGTGTGCGAGAAGGGAAGCGTGCGGCTTTCGGAATTCATGGGTGTTGAAAAATATTCCCATGTCATGCATATTGTCAGCAATGTGCAGGGCCGTTTGCGCAAAGACAAGGACGCTTTGGATGTCCTGCAAGCCGCGTTCCCGGCGGGCACAGTGTCCGGGGCGCCTAAGATACGCGCCATGGAGATCATCGAGGACTTGGAAAAGGTCAAACGCGGACCTTATGCCGGGGCCGTCGGATATTTTAGTTTTTCGAAAAACCTTGATACTTGCATCACGATCCGTACAATTGTTGTCCGTAACAGCAAGGCCTATGTCCAGGCCGGGGCCGGCATTGTCGCTGATTCCGACCCGGCCAAAGAATATACGGAAACCGTCAACAAAGCCAAAGCGCAGATCAAAGCCATTGAAATGGCTCATCAATGA
- the hisI gene encoding phosphoribosyl-AMP cyclohydrolase, producing the protein MNEMETIQITKDNLDKLKFTSDGLIPAIAQDHKTGEVLMMAWMNLDSIKATLEGGKACYWSRSRKSFWVKGETSGHFQFVKEIYYDCDGDALLMKVEQIGAACHTNKRSCFYRKIT; encoded by the coding sequence ATGAACGAAATGGAAACCATCCAAATTACGAAAGACAATCTTGATAAACTCAAATTCACATCCGACGGTTTGATCCCGGCCATTGCGCAGGACCATAAAACCGGCGAGGTCTTGATGATGGCCTGGATGAACCTTGATTCGATCAAAGCAACACTTGAAGGCGGCAAGGCCTGTTATTGGTCGCGTTCGCGCAAGTCCTTTTGGGTCAAAGGGGAGACCTCCGGGCATTTTCAATTCGTCAAAGAAATTTATTATGATTGCGACGGTGATGCCCTGCTCATGAAGGTGGAGCAAATCGGGGCCGCCTGTCACACGAACAAACGCAGCTGTTTTTATAGGAAAATTACGTAG
- the hisF gene encoding imidazole glycerol phosphate synthase subunit HisF, translating to MLNKRIIPCLDVKDGRVVKGVNFVDLKDAGDPVAVAKAYDEQGADELVFLDITASHEGRKIFLDVVAKTAEQVFMPLTVGGGINTIKDIRDLLNAGADKVSINTAALKDPEFIREAADTFGSQCIVVAIDAKRVGDPPGLRPDRAGGHWEAFTHGGRVPTGKDVLRWASEVAALGAGEILLTSMDADGTKNGYDIPLTKAVCSAVNIPVIASGGVGTLEHFRDVFVSTGADAALAASVFHYGELTVGQVKEFLKQKKVNVR from the coding sequence ATGCTCAATAAACGTATAATTCCCTGTCTGGATGTCAAAGACGGCCGGGTGGTCAAGGGGGTCAATTTTGTAGACCTCAAGGACGCCGGCGACCCGGTGGCCGTGGCCAAGGCCTACGATGAGCAGGGCGCGGATGAACTGGTATTTCTGGATATCACGGCCAGCCATGAGGGCCGCAAGATCTTTTTGGACGTGGTCGCCAAAACCGCCGAGCAGGTGTTCATGCCTTTGACCGTGGGCGGCGGCATCAATACCATCAAGGATATCCGTGACCTTTTGAATGCCGGCGCGGACAAGGTCTCCATCAATACGGCGGCCCTCAAGGACCCTGAATTCATCCGTGAAGCAGCGGACACCTTCGGCAGTCAGTGCATTGTCGTGGCCATTGACGCCAAACGCGTCGGGGACCCTCCGGGCCTACGGCCCGATAGGGCCGGAGGCCATTGGGAAGCGTTCACGCACGGAGGCCGTGTTCCCACGGGAAAAGATGTGTTGCGCTGGGCCAGCGAGGTTGCCGCGTTAGGGGCCGGAGAGATCCTTTTGACCAGCATGGACGCGGACGGGACGAAAAACGGTTATGACATTCCGCTGACCAAGGCGGTCTGTTCTGCGGTCAATATTCCGGTCATTGCTTCCGGCGGCGTCGGTACTTTGGAGCATTTCCGGGACGTGTTTGTTTCAACCGGCGCGGACGCGGCCTTGGCCGCTTCCGTGTTCCATTACGGGGAGTTGACGGTCGGCCAGGTGAAAGAATTCCTTAAACAAAAGAAAGTGAATGTCCGATGA